A stretch of Capricornis sumatraensis isolate serow.1 chromosome 10, serow.2, whole genome shotgun sequence DNA encodes these proteins:
- the GPX1 gene encoding glutathione peroxidase 1 isoform X2 — MCAAQRSAAALAAAAAPRTVYAFSARPLAGGEPFHLASLRGKENAKNEEILNCLKYVRPGGGFEPNFMLFEKCEVNGEKAHPLFAFLRETLPTPSDDATALMTDPKFITWSPVCRNDVSWNFEKFLVGPDGVPVRRYSRRFLTIDIEPDIETLLSQGASA, encoded by the exons ATGTGCGCCGCTCAGCGCTCGGCGGCCGccctggcggcggcggcggccccgcGCACGGTGTACGCTTTCTCCGCGCGTCCTCTGGCCGGCGGGGAGCCCTTCCACCTGGCCTCCCTGCGGGGCAAG GAAAACGCCAAGAACGAGGAGATCCTGAATTGCCTGAAGTACGTCCGACCAGGCGGTGGGTTCGAGCCCAATTTCATGCTCTTCGAAAAGTGCGAGGTGAATGGCGAGAAGGCGCATCCGCTCTTCGCCTTCCTTCGGGAGACTCTGCCCACGCCAAGTGACGACGCCACTGCTCTCATGACCGACCCTAAGTTCATCACGTGGTCCCCGGTGTGCCGCAACGACGTCTCCTGGAACTTCGAGAAGTTCCTGGTGGGCCCAGACGGTGTGCCCGTGCGCAGGTACAGCCGCCGCTTTCTGACCATCGACATCGAGCCTGACATTGAAACCCTGCTGTCCCAGGGGGCCTCTGCCTAG
- the GPX1 gene encoding glutathione peroxidase 1 isoform X1 gives MCAAQRSAAALAAAAAPRTVYAFSARPLAGGEPFHLASLRGKVLLIENVASLUGTTVRDYTQMNDLQRRLGPRGLVVLGFPCNQFGHQENAKNEEILNCLKYVRPGGGFEPNFMLFEKCEVNGEKAHPLFAFLRETLPTPSDDATALMTDPKFITWSPVCRNDVSWNFEKFLVGPDGVPVRRYSRRFLTIDIEPDIETLLSQGASA, from the exons ATGTGCGCCGCTCAGCGCTCGGCGGCCGccctggcggcggcggcggccccgcGCACGGTGTACGCTTTCTCCGCGCGTCCTCTGGCCGGCGGGGAGCCCTTCCACCTGGCCTCCCTGCGGGGCAAGGTGCTGCTCATTGAGAACGTAGCATCGCTCTGAGGCACAACGGTGCGGGACTACACCCAGATGAATGACCTGCAGCGGCGCCTCGGACCCCGGGGCCTGGTCGTACTCGGCTTCCCGTGCAACCAGTTTGGGCATCAG GAAAACGCCAAGAACGAGGAGATCCTGAATTGCCTGAAGTACGTCCGACCAGGCGGTGGGTTCGAGCCCAATTTCATGCTCTTCGAAAAGTGCGAGGTGAATGGCGAGAAGGCGCATCCGCTCTTCGCCTTCCTTCGGGAGACTCTGCCCACGCCAAGTGACGACGCCACTGCTCTCATGACCGACCCTAAGTTCATCACGTGGTCCCCGGTGTGCCGCAACGACGTCTCCTGGAACTTCGAGAAGTTCCTGGTGGGCCCAGACGGTGTGCCCGTGCGCAGGTACAGCCGCCGCTTTCTGACCATCGACATCGAGCCTGACATTGAAACCCTGCTGTCCCAGGGGGCCTCTGCCTAG